The Neofelis nebulosa isolate mNeoNeb1 chromosome 16, mNeoNeb1.pri, whole genome shotgun sequence genome includes a window with the following:
- the TOP2A gene encoding DNA topoisomerase 2-alpha: protein MEVSPLQPVNENMLINKTKKNEDAKKRLSIERIYQKKTQLEHILLRPDTYIGSVELVTQQMWVYDEDIGINYREVTFVPGLYKIFDEILVNAADNKQRDPKMSCIKVTIDPENNLISIWNNGKGIPVVEHKVEKMYVPALIFGQLLTSSNYDDDEKKVTGGRNGYGAKLCNIFSTKFTVETASREYKKMFKQTWMDNMGRAGEMELKPFNGEDYTCITFQPDLSKFKMQSLDKDIVALMVRRAYDIAGSTKDVKVFLNGNKLPVKGFRSYVDMYLKDKVDETGNPLKIIHEQVNPRWEVCLTMSEKGFQQISFVNSIATSKGGRHVDYIADQIVTKLVEVVKKKNKGGVAVKAHQVKNHMWIFVNALIENPTFDSQTKENMTLQVKSFGSTCHLSEKFIKAAIGCGIVESILNWVKFKAQVQLNKKCSAVKHNRIKGIPKLDDANDAGGRNSNECTLILTEGDSAKTLAVSGLGVVGRDKYGVFPLRGKILNVREASHKQIMENAEINNIIKIVGLQYKKNYEDEDSLKTLRYGKIMIMTDQDQDGSHIKGLLINFIHHNWPSLLRHRFLEEFITPIVKVSKNKQEMAFYSLPEFEEWKSSTPNHKKWKVKYYKGLGTSTSKEAKEYFADMKRHRIQFKYSGPEDDAAISLAFSKKQIDDRKEWLTHFMEDRRQRKLLGLPEDYLYGQTTTYLTYNDFINKELILFSNSDNERSIPSMVDGLKPGQRKVLFTCFKRNDKREVKVAQLAGSVAEMSSYHHGEMSLMMTIINLAQNFVGSNNLNLLQPIGQFGTRLHGGKDSASPRYIFTMLSPLARLLFPPKDDHTLKFLYDDNQRVEPEWYIPIIPMVLINGAEGIGTGWSCKIPNFDIREVVNNIRRLMDGEEPLPMLPSYKNFRGTIEELAPNQYVISGEVAILNSTTIEISELPIRTWTQTYKEQVLEPMLNGTEKTPPLITDYREYHTDTTVKFVVKMTEEKLAEAERVGLHKVFKLQTSLTCNSMVLFDHVGCLKKYDTVLDILRDFFELRLKYYGLRKEWLLGMLGAESAKLNNQARFILEKIDGKIIIENKPKKELIKVLIQRGYDSDPVKAWKEAQQKVPDEEENEESDNENEAEKGDSVKDSGPTFNYLLDMPLWYLTKEKKDELCKLRNEKEQELETLKRKSPSDLWKEDLAAFIEELEAVETKEKQEEQIGLPGKGGKAKGKKIQMAEVLPSPCGKRVIPRVTIEMKAEAEKKIKKKIKSENTEGSPQEDGMELEGLKQRLEKKQKREPGTKTKKQTTLPFKPVKKGKKRNPWSDSESDMSSNESDFDVPPREIEPRRAATKTKFTVDLDSDDDFSDFDEKTQDEDFVPSDVSPVKTKTSPPVPTNKELKPQKSATSVMDLDAGGAKDSVPPSLDSPAADFSAETEIINPVSKKKVAVKKTAAKSQSSTSTTGAKKRAAPKGTKKEPGLNSDVSQKPDPPKTKNRRKRKPSTSDDSDSNFEKMISKTVTSKKSKGESEDFHLDLDSAVAPRAKSGRAKKPIKYLEESDEDDLF, encoded by the exons tcaaTGCTGCAGACAACAAACAAAGGGACCCAAAAATGTCTTGTATTAAAGTCACAATTGACCC gGAAAACAATTTAATTAGTATATGGAATAATGGGAAAGGTATTCCTGTTGTTGAACACAAAGTTGAGAAGATGTATGTCCCAGCTCTCATCTTTGGACAGCTCCTAACTTCTAGTAactatgatgatgatgaaaagAAAGTAACAG gtGGTCGAAATGGCTATGGGGCCAAATTGTGTAACATATTCAGTACCAAATTTACTGTGGAAACAGCCAGTAGAGAATACAAGAAAATGTTCAAACAG ACGTGGATGGATAACATGGGAAGGGCTGGTGAGATGGAACTCAAGCCCTTCAATGGGGAAGATTATACATGTATTACCTTCCAGCCTGATTTGTCCAAGTTTAAAATGCAAAGCCTAGACAAAGATATTGTTGCACTAATGGTCAGAAGAGCATATGATATTGCCGGATCCACTAAAGATGTCAAAGTGTTTCTCAATGGAAATAAGCTGCCA GTAAAAGGATTCCGTAGCTATGTAGATATGTATTTGAAGGATAAGGTAGATGAAACTGGCAATCCATTGAAAATTATCCATGAACAAGTAAACCCCAGGTGGGAAGTATGCTTAACAATGAGTGAAAAAGGCTTTCAGCAAATTAGCTTTGTCAACAGCATTGCTACTTccaag GGTGGCAGACATGTTGATTATATAGCTGATCAGATTGTGACTAAACTTGTTGAGGttgttaaaaagaagaacaagggTGGTGTTGCAGTAAAAGCACATCAG GTGAAAAATCACATGTGGATTTTTGTGAATGCCTTAATTGAAAACCCAACCTTTGATTCTCAGACAAAAGAGAACATGACTTTACAAGTCAAGAGCTTTGGATCAACCTGCCATTTAAGTGAAAAATTCATCAAAGCT GCAATTGGTTGTGGTATTGTAGAAAGCATACTAAACTGGGTGAAGTTTAAGGCCCAAGTCCAGTTAAACAAGAAGTGTTCAGCTGTAAAACATAACAGGATCAAGGGAATTCCCAAACTCGATGATGCCAATGATGCAG ggggtCGAAACTCCAATGAGTGTACACTTATCCTGACTGAGGGAGACTCAGCTAAAACTTTGGCTGTTTCGGGCCTTGGCGTGGTTGGGAGAGACAAATATGGGGTTTTCCCACTTAGAGGAAAAATACTCAATGTTCGAGAAGCTTCTCATAAACAG ATCATGGAAAATGCTGAAATTAACAATATCATCAAGATTGTGGGTCTTCAGTACAAGAAAAACTATGAAGATGAAGATTCATTGAAGACTCTTCGTTATGGGAAGATAATGATTATGACAGATCAG GACCAAGATGGTTCCCATATCAAAGGCTTGCTGATTAATTTTATCCATCACAACTGGCCCTCTCTTCTGCGGCACCgttttctggaagaatttatcACTCCTATTGTAAAG GTGTCTAAAAACAAGCAAGAAATGGCATTCTATAGCCTTCCTGAATTTGAAGAATGGAAGAGTTCTACACCAAAtcataaaaaatggaaagtcAAGTACTACAAAG GTTTGGGCACGAGCACATCAAAAGAGGCTAAGGAGTACTTTGCAGATATGAAAAGACATCGTATTCAATTCAAATATTCCGGTCCTGAAGATGATGCTGCCATCAGCCTG GCCTTTAGCAAGAAACAGATAGATGATCGAAAGGAATGGTTAACTCATTTCATGGAGGACAGAAGGCAACGGAAGTTACTTGGCCTTCCTGAG GATTACTTGTATGGGCAAACTACCACATATCTGACATATAATGACTTCATAAACAAGGAACTTATCCTGTTCTCAAATTCTGATAACGAGAGATCTATTCCATCTATGGTGGATG GTTTGAAACCAGGTCAAAGAAAGGTTTTGTTTACCTGTTTCAAACGGAATGACAAGCGAGAGGTGAAGGTTGCTCAGTTAGCTGGGTCAGTGGCAGAGATGTCCTCTTATCATCATGGTGAG ATGTCACTAATGATGACCATTATCAATTTGGCTCAGAATTTTGTGGGTAGCAATAATCTGAACCTCTTGCAACCCATTGGTCAGTTTGGTACCAGGCTGCATGGTGGTAAGGATTCTGCTAGTCCTCGATACATCTTCACAATGCTCAG cCCTTTGGCTCGGTTGTTATTTCCACCAAAAGATGATCATACATTAAAGTTTTTATATGATGACAATCAACGTGTTGAACCTGAATGGTACATTCCTATTATACCCATGGTGCTGATAAATGGTGCTGAAGGAATCGGTACTGGGTGGTCCTGCAAAATCCCGAACTTTGATATTCGTGAAGTTGTAAATAATATCAGGCGTCTGATGGATGGAGAAGAACCTTTGCCAATG CTTCCGAGTTACAAGAACTTCAGGGGTACGATTGAAGAGCTGGCTCCAAATCAATATGTGATTAGTGGTGAAGTGGCTATTCTTAATTCCACAACCATTGAAATCTCAGAACTTCCCATCAGAACATGGACCCAA ACATATAAAGAACAGGTTCTAGAACCCATGTTGAATGGCACTGAGAAGACACCACCTCTCATAACCGATTATAGGGAATACCATACAGACACCACTGTGAAGTTTGTTGTGAAGATGACTGAAGAGAAattggcagaggcagagagagtgggactaCACAAAGTCTTCAAACTCCAGACTAGTCTCACATGCAACTCTATG gtgCTTTTTGACCATGTAGGATGTTTAAAGAAATATGACACAGTGTTGGATATTCTAAGAGACTTCTTTGAACTCAGGCTTAAGTATTATGGATTAAGAAAAGAATGGCTACTAGGAATGCTTGGTGCTGAATCTGCTAAACTGAACAATCAGGCTCGCTTTATCTTAGAGAAAATAGATGGCAAAATAATCATTG aaaataagccaaagaagGAATTAATTAAAGTTCTGATTCAGAGGGGTTATGATTCTGATCCTGTGAAGGCTTGGAAAGAAGCCCAGCAAAAG GTAccagatgaagaagaaaatgaagagagtgaCAATGAAAATGAAGCCGAAAAGGGTGACTCTGTAAAAGATTCTGGACCAACCTTCAACTACCTTCTTGATATGCCTCTTTGGTATCTCACCAAGGAAAAGAAGGATGAACTGTGCAAGCTGAGAAATGAAAAA GAACAAGAGCTagaaacattaaagagaaagagTCCATCAGATTTGTGGAAAGAAGACCTAGCTGCTTTTATTGAAGAGCTGGAG GCtgttgaaacaaaggaaaaacaagaagaacAAATAGGACTCCCTGGGAAAGGGGggaaagcaaaggggaaaaaaatacagatggcTGAAGTTTTGCCTTCTCCATGTGGGAAAAGAGTCATCCCCCGAGTGACCATAGAGATGAAagcagaggcagaaaagaaaattaaaaagaaaattaag AGTGAAAACACTGAAGGGAGCCCTCAAGAGGATGGTATGGAACTAGAAGGTCTGAAACAAAGgttggagaagaaacagaaaagagagccag GTACCAAGACAAAGAAGCAAACTACGTTGCCATTTAAACcagtcaaaaaaggaaagaagagaaacccCTGGTCTGATTCAGAATCAGATATGAGCAGTAATGAAAGTGACTTTGATGTTCCCCCACGAGAGATAGAGCCACGGAGAGCAGCAA CAAAAACCAAATTTACAGTGGATTTGGATTCAGATGATGATTTCTCAGATTTTGATGAAAAAACTCAAGATGAGGATTTTGTCCCATCAGATGTTAGCCCAGTTAAGACCAAAACTTCCCCACCAGT ACCTACTAACAAAGAACTGAAGCCACAGAAGAGTGCCACATCAG TAATGGACCTTGATGCTGGTGGTGCCAAGGACAGTGTACCACCTTCTCTAGATTCTCCGGCCGCTGATTTCTCAGCTGAAACTGAAATCATAAACCCTGTTTCTAAAAAGAAGGTAGCGGTGAAGAAGACAGCAGCAAAAA GTCAGTCTTCCACCTCCACTACAGGTGCCAAAAAAAGGGCTGCACCAAAAGGAACCAAAAAGGAGCCAGGCTTGAATTCTGATGTCTCTCAAAAGCCTGATCCTCCCAAAACCAAAAATCGCCGCAAAAGGAAGCCATCCACTTCTGATGATTCTGACtctaattttgagaaaatgatttCTAAGACAGTCACAAGCAAG AAATCAAAGGGGGAGAGTGAGGATTTCCATCTGGACTTAGACTCAGCTGTGGCTCCTCGGGCCAAATCTGGACGGGCAAAGAAACCTATAAAGTACCTCGAAGAATCAGATGAAGATGATCTGTtctaa